One Curtobacterium sp. BH-2-1-1 genomic region harbors:
- a CDS encoding FliI/YscN family ATPase, giving the protein MTTTLLRPRGLDEALRQAAPQRVGVVTSAVGLGLTIAGLDAHVGEVVAVGAEGAPQTLVEVVATDVTGVRCMPLGRLTGVTAGTPARPTGRPVLVPTGAGLFGRVLDGLGRPIDDRGPLVGVGGEPVAWVPLDHETPNAMARTRIDTPMQLGVRVLDTLTTVGRGQRMGLFAGSGVGKSSLLSMIARGSDAAVNVIALVGERGREVREFLEDDLGPEGLARSIVVVSTSDEPALMRLRAAFVATRIAESFRDAGQDVVLMMDSLTRVAMAQREIGLSVGEPPATRGYPPSTFSVLAGLLERAGTDRVGSVTGLYTVLVDGDDHNEPIADAARSILDGHVVLDRKLAITGHFPSVDALGSVSRVASKVTTPGQRGAATALRKVMAARRAAQDLLDVGAYQRGTNPLVDAAVDHQDAIDDFLRQGMDERATAAASWRSLDALVGTLGAGGGA; this is encoded by the coding sequence GTGACCACGACGCTCCTCCGCCCCCGTGGGCTCGACGAAGCGCTCCGACAGGCCGCTCCGCAGCGGGTCGGTGTCGTGACGAGCGCGGTCGGACTCGGCCTCACGATCGCCGGACTCGACGCGCACGTCGGCGAGGTCGTCGCCGTCGGTGCCGAGGGTGCGCCGCAGACCCTCGTCGAGGTCGTCGCGACCGACGTCACCGGCGTCCGCTGCATGCCGCTCGGGCGCCTGACCGGTGTCACCGCCGGCACGCCCGCACGGCCCACCGGGCGACCGGTGCTCGTGCCCACCGGTGCGGGGCTCTTCGGGCGCGTGCTCGACGGACTCGGGCGCCCGATCGACGACCGCGGTCCGCTCGTCGGCGTCGGTGGCGAGCCGGTCGCGTGGGTGCCGCTCGACCACGAGACGCCGAACGCCATGGCCCGGACGCGCATCGACACCCCGATGCAGCTCGGCGTCCGCGTGCTCGACACCCTCACCACGGTCGGGCGCGGGCAGCGCATGGGCCTGTTCGCGGGCTCCGGCGTCGGCAAGTCCTCGCTGCTGTCGATGATCGCCCGGGGGAGCGACGCCGCGGTCAACGTCATCGCGCTCGTCGGCGAGCGTGGTCGCGAGGTCCGCGAGTTCCTCGAGGACGACCTCGGTCCGGAGGGCCTCGCCCGCTCGATCGTCGTCGTGTCCACCTCGGACGAGCCGGCGCTCATGCGCCTGCGTGCCGCGTTCGTCGCCACCCGCATCGCCGAGTCCTTCCGCGACGCCGGCCAGGACGTCGTGCTGATGATGGACTCGCTCACCCGCGTCGCGATGGCGCAGCGCGAGATCGGGCTGTCCGTGGGGGAGCCGCCGGCCACCCGGGGCTACCCGCCGTCGACGTTCTCCGTCCTCGCCGGACTGCTCGAACGCGCCGGGACCGACCGGGTCGGCAGCGTCACGGGGCTGTACACGGTCCTCGTCGACGGCGACGACCACAACGAACCGATCGCCGACGCCGCCCGGAGCATCCTCGACGGGCACGTCGTGCTCGACCGGAAGCTGGCGATCACCGGGCACTTCCCGTCCGTCGACGCGCTCGGCTCGGTGTCGCGCGTGGCCTCGAAGGTCACCACGCCCGGGCAGCGCGGTGCGGCGACGGCCCTGCGGAAGGTCATGGCGGCACGCAGGGCGGCGCAGGACCTGCTCGACGTCGGGGCGTACCAGCGCGGGACGAACCCCCTCGTGGACGCCGCCGTCGACCACCAGGACGCGATCGACGACTTCCTGCGGCAGGGCATGGACGAGCGTGCGACCGCGGCTGCGTCGTGGCGCTCCCTCGACGCACTCGTCGGCACGCTCGGCGCCGGGGGTGGTGCCTGA
- a CDS encoding C40 family peptidase translates to MSVDAVLSRISEIRTQIDALRSGTTATAATSAASGAATSTAFADALATATGSGTGTTGTGTTSSATPATAAATSVDAGAGTLATGSGATGADVVADAKKYLGVPYVFGGTTTSGMDCSGLVQTVFKDLGVTMPRVVPDQAKMGVEVGSLKDAQPGDLIIPKGEGHVVIYVGDGKVLHAPRPGKDVRIVDNWYKDSDIATIRRIVPAQASATTATTAASGATDLQTAALLSLMNAGSAA, encoded by the coding sequence ATGAGCGTGGACGCCGTGCTCTCCCGGATCTCCGAGATCCGGACCCAGATCGATGCCCTGCGCAGCGGGACCACCGCGACGGCGGCCACCTCGGCCGCGTCGGGCGCCGCCACGTCGACCGCGTTCGCCGACGCCCTGGCGACCGCGACCGGGAGCGGGACCGGCACGACCGGCACCGGCACGACCTCGTCTGCGACGCCCGCGACTGCCGCCGCCACGTCCGTCGACGCCGGGGCCGGGACCCTCGCGACGGGCAGCGGCGCCACGGGTGCCGACGTCGTCGCGGACGCGAAGAAGTACCTCGGCGTGCCGTACGTCTTCGGCGGCACCACCACGAGCGGCATGGACTGCTCGGGGCTGGTGCAGACGGTGTTCAAGGACCTCGGAGTGACCATGCCCCGGGTCGTGCCGGACCAGGCGAAGATGGGCGTCGAGGTGGGGTCCCTCAAGGACGCGCAGCCCGGCGACCTCATCATCCCGAAGGGCGAGGGGCACGTCGTCATCTACGTCGGCGACGGCAAGGTCCTGCACGCGCCGCGACCGGGCAAGGACGTCCGGATCGTCGACAACTGGTACAAGGACTCGGACATCGCCACGATCCGACGCATCGTGCCCGCGCAGGCGTCCGCCACGACGGCGACGACCGCGGCCTCGGGTGCGACGGACCTGCAGACGGCGGCGCTGCTGTCCCTCATGAACGCGGGGAGCGCAGCATGA
- a CDS encoding flagellar hook-length control protein FliK, giving the protein MSLTITTSAATPAPARAASSSGAPASADSFGAAMAAAGNAGSAAATGSSASAASAAEARDRRTPTGPSHDRRTPVPGADRDAQHTASAAGRDRRSATETTTDGPTDGATRAAAARSADDTASDDTSADGTSAVPAATGTAPTVDTASIVAALVQAVPAAPTTAAQPLATPVAASSSVASLDAPVPGSGATPTPDPAGPTPHADAASSEHPTAATAAATPAAGSLGGTAAETAAGAPAGTTAAAATTPAAPLGAPGPALPAGPSLQADRTAATPTSAVPGATAAPTAPAAASTPVAQSTQASQSAQGTRAATTGAGADPADAGQPVVATATPTATATAPTTGAPGSSAQTGHEADSGAPDQGDPRLQAVTTTRGAESAFAVPTTSPTAPAAPATPTSGAATANAPAPLAQQLARPVFTLAQAGPGEHVVTVQVTPDTLGPVTVRAHVTAHGMHVELFAASDAGRDAVRQVMPDLRRDAAGSGLSTTLDLSSQNHPDTRSGHDERPAQTGPRVDTGQEARRTPRAPGTAHTPTVRTVGLDVLA; this is encoded by the coding sequence ATGAGCCTGACCATCACCACGTCCGCCGCCACCCCGGCACCGGCGCGGGCCGCGTCCTCGTCGGGTGCGCCGGCGTCCGCGGACTCGTTCGGCGCCGCGATGGCCGCTGCGGGGAACGCGGGTTCGGCCGCGGCCACCGGGTCCTCCGCGTCCGCTGCCTCGGCAGCCGAGGCCCGGGACCGACGCACGCCGACGGGGCCGTCCCACGACCGCCGCACCCCGGTGCCCGGAGCGGACCGCGATGCGCAGCACACGGCCTCGGCAGCGGGACGGGACCGCCGCTCGGCGACGGAAACGACGACGGACGGCCCGACGGACGGTGCGACCCGTGCCGCCGCGGCTCGCTCCGCCGACGACACCGCCAGCGACGACACCTCCGCCGACGGCACCTCCGCCGTTCCCGCCGCCACGGGAACCGCGCCGACCGTCGACACCGCGTCGATCGTCGCTGCCCTGGTCCAGGCGGTCCCCGCCGCGCCGACCACCGCCGCCCAGCCGCTCGCGACTCCCGTAGCAGCCAGCTCGTCCGTGGCGTCGCTCGACGCACCCGTGCCGGGCAGCGGGGCGACCCCGACGCCCGACCCCGCCGGCCCGACGCCGCACGCCGACGCCGCGAGCAGCGAACACCCGACCGCGGCGACCGCTGCCGCGACCCCAGCGGCCGGGTCGCTCGGCGGCACCGCAGCGGAGACCGCCGCCGGAGCGCCGGCCGGAACGACAGCTGCCGCGGCGACGACCCCGGCCGCCCCGCTCGGTGCGCCCGGCCCGGCCCTCCCGGCGGGACCCTCGCTCCAGGCCGACCGGACGGCAGCAACGCCGACGTCCGCCGTCCCGGGGGCAACGGCCGCACCGACGGCCCCGGCAGCAGCGAGCACGCCGGTCGCCCAGAGCACCCAGGCCAGCCAGAGCGCCCAGGGCACCCGGGCCGCCACGACCGGCGCCGGCGCCGACCCCGCCGACGCCGGGCAGCCCGTCGTCGCCACGGCCACGCCCACGGCAACGGCCACCGCCCCGACCACCGGAGCACCGGGCAGCAGTGCCCAGACCGGCCACGAGGCGGACAGCGGCGCGCCCGACCAGGGCGATCCGCGCCTCCAGGCCGTCACCACGACCCGCGGCGCCGAGAGCGCCTTCGCGGTCCCGACCACCTCGCCGACGGCGCCCGCCGCGCCGGCCACCCCGACGTCCGGCGCAGCGACCGCGAACGCTCCGGCCCCGCTCGCCCAGCAGCTGGCCCGCCCGGTGTTCACGCTCGCACAGGCCGGCCCGGGGGAGCACGTCGTCACCGTCCAGGTGACGCCGGACACGCTCGGCCCGGTCACCGTCCGCGCGCACGTCACCGCGCACGGGATGCACGTCGAGCTCTTCGCCGCCTCCGACGCGGGGCGCGACGCGGTCCGGCAGGTCATGCCGGACCTCCGCCGCGACGCCGCCGGCTCCGGACTGTCGACCACGCTCGACCTGTCCTCGCAGAACCACCCGGACACCCGCTCCGGGCACGACGAACGGCCCGCCCAGACGGGTCCACGCGTCGACACCGGCCAGGAGGCGCGGCGCACCCCGCGCGCACCCGGCACCGCCCACACGCCCACCGTCCGCACCGTCGGACTCGACGTCCTCGCCTGA
- a CDS encoding flagellar hook assembly protein FlgD — protein MPIDGITGTVDQAAQAAALAANQTSSRSQTMDSEVFMKLLVTQLQNQDPSSPMDTNQMISQQTQLAMMEQITNQTTTANENFSLQMRIAAANLVGKQVSYTDATSGTPITGTATAVSYAQSVPTVTVNGKEVNLDVISGIKTTS, from the coding sequence ATGCCGATCGACGGCATCACCGGCACCGTGGACCAGGCCGCGCAGGCCGCGGCCCTCGCCGCGAACCAGACCAGCTCGCGGTCGCAGACGATGGACTCCGAGGTGTTCATGAAGCTCCTCGTCACGCAGCTGCAGAACCAGGACCCGTCCTCGCCGATGGACACGAACCAGATGATCAGCCAGCAGACGCAGCTCGCGATGATGGAGCAGATCACCAACCAGACCACGACGGCGAACGAGAACTTCTCGCTGCAGATGCGGATCGCCGCCGCCAACCTCGTCGGGAAGCAGGTCAGCTACACCGACGCCACGTCCGGCACACCGATCACGGGGACGGCGACCGCGGTGTCGTACGCCCAGAGCGTGCCGACCGTGACGGTGAACGGGAAGGAGGTCAACCTCGACGTGATCTCCGGCATCAAGACGACCTCCTGA
- a CDS encoding flagellar hook protein FlgE: MLRSLYSGISGLRSHQQMLDVTGNNIANVNTVGFKSSSTVFQDTLSQMTQGAGGPQTGIGGTNPAQIGLGVQVAGVSTNFAQGSAQATGKATDLMISGDGFFVTRLGNDTVYSRAGAFDFDADGRLVSADGKIVQGYPATNGVVNENGALSDIVLPLDAAAPAVRTSTAGVTGNLPSETAVGAVITRDATVYDASGAKHTMSIAYERTAAGWDVTATDGQGTQATTSLTFGTDGKLTAGGTLAVGGIAVDMRQLTGFASLNTASISSQNGHEAGSLQGYSISKDGTVVGTFSNGASLAIGRIALATFANPAGLEKTGASGYRATANSGNATVGAPGSPGVGQLASGTLEMSNVDLSQEFTNLIVAQRGFQANARIITTSDEVLQELTNLKR; encoded by the coding sequence ATGCTCCGCTCGCTCTACTCCGGGATCTCCGGCCTCCGTTCGCACCAGCAGATGCTGGACGTCACGGGCAACAACATCGCCAACGTCAACACGGTCGGCTTCAAGTCGTCGTCGACGGTCTTCCAGGACACCCTGTCGCAGATGACCCAGGGTGCCGGCGGACCGCAGACCGGCATCGGTGGCACGAACCCGGCCCAGATCGGCCTCGGCGTGCAGGTCGCCGGCGTCTCCACGAACTTCGCCCAGGGCTCCGCCCAGGCCACCGGCAAGGCCACCGACCTGATGATCTCCGGCGACGGCTTCTTCGTCACGCGCCTCGGCAACGACACCGTGTACAGCCGCGCCGGTGCGTTCGACTTCGACGCCGACGGCCGCCTCGTCAGCGCCGACGGGAAGATCGTGCAGGGCTACCCGGCCACGAACGGCGTCGTGAACGAGAACGGCGCCCTGTCGGACATCGTCCTGCCGCTCGACGCCGCCGCGCCCGCCGTCCGCACCTCCACCGCTGGTGTGACCGGCAACCTGCCGTCCGAGACCGCCGTTGGCGCGGTCATCACCCGCGACGCCACCGTCTACGACGCGTCCGGTGCGAAGCACACCATGTCGATCGCCTACGAGCGGACCGCCGCCGGCTGGGACGTCACCGCGACCGACGGCCAGGGCACCCAGGCGACGACGTCCCTCACGTTCGGGACCGACGGCAAGCTCACGGCCGGTGGCACGCTCGCCGTCGGGGGCATCGCCGTCGACATGCGGCAGCTCACGGGCTTCGCCTCGCTCAACACCGCGTCGATCTCGTCGCAGAACGGCCACGAGGCCGGGTCGCTCCAGGGCTACTCGATCTCGAAGGACGGCACGGTCGTCGGGACGTTCTCGAACGGTGCGTCGCTCGCCATCGGTCGGATCGCCCTCGCGACGTTCGCGAACCCGGCCGGCCTCGAGAAGACCGGTGCGTCGGGCTACCGCGCCACGGCCAACTCCGGCAACGCCACGGTCGGCGCTCCGGGTTCGCCCGGTGTCGGGCAGCTCGCGTCGGGCACGCTCGAGATGTCGAACGTCGACCTGTCGCAGGAGTTCACGAACCTCATCGTGGCGCAGCGCGGGTTCCAGGCGAACGCGCGCATCATCACGACTTCGGACGAGGTGCTGCAGGAGCTGACGAACCTGAAGCGGTAG
- a CDS encoding GAF and ANTAR domain-containing protein translates to MGVDRERRLLDTIIELVGGATGPRDLAGRLQLLVDESAALFDVQAAGLMLFGSDHRLHIAASVGHHSGLLELLQLEVGDGPCLEATRTGTVVSIPDVLDAESRWPHFSRAAADAGYRAVHSIPLRLRATVIGSLNLFGESTGAFNEDDLVAARALADIAAISVVQQRTIDDAVTTQAQLQAALESRTVIEQAKGWLANRNGVDPATAFSLLRDHARRNRLPITEVALAVLAGRTVLGQPSEPTDPTDPTDPTGPPEPRTRRRG, encoded by the coding sequence TTGGGTGTCGACCGCGAACGACGACTGCTCGACACGATCATCGAACTGGTCGGCGGTGCCACCGGTCCACGGGACCTCGCGGGCCGCCTGCAGCTCCTCGTGGACGAGTCGGCGGCGTTGTTCGACGTCCAGGCCGCCGGGCTGATGCTGTTCGGTTCGGACCACCGGTTGCACATCGCCGCCTCGGTGGGGCACCACAGCGGACTGCTCGAACTCCTGCAGCTCGAGGTCGGCGACGGACCCTGCCTCGAAGCCACCCGGACGGGGACCGTGGTCTCGATCCCCGACGTCCTGGACGCCGAGTCTCGATGGCCGCACTTCTCCCGAGCCGCTGCGGACGCCGGGTACCGCGCCGTCCACTCGATCCCGCTGCGGCTCCGGGCGACGGTCATCGGGTCACTGAACCTGTTCGGCGAGTCCACGGGCGCGTTCAACGAGGACGACCTCGTCGCCGCGCGGGCACTGGCGGACATCGCCGCGATCTCGGTCGTGCAGCAGCGGACCATCGACGACGCCGTGACGACACAGGCGCAGCTGCAGGCGGCCCTCGAGAGCCGGACGGTCATCGAGCAGGCGAAGGGGTGGCTCGCCAACCGGAACGGCGTGGACCCGGCGACCGCGTTCTCGCTGCTGCGCGACCACGCGCGGCGGAACCGACTCCCGATCACCGAGGTCGCGCTGGCCGTGCTCGCCGGACGGACCGTCCTCGGCCAGCCGTCGGAGCCGACGGACCCGACGGACCCGACGGACCCGACGGGCCCGCCGGAGCCCCGCACCCGTCGCCGCGGGTAG
- a CDS encoding GMC oxidoreductase, producing MGSDALPTTGRGDSTQRLFLRRNRARLQSLVDRIVPADEYPSASEAGALEFLASVLDERPDWLDRVRAVVDGHDQDDDPDWAWFAGIVAAGYYADAGNGGNAGERSWEMVGWQPGPPAGWSVPVPVPTAQPVVVRPSELAEWYDAIVIGSGAGGGVAACGLAESGRRVLVVEAGSWPGTADLAQDHIRNPRSTWGLAPRSGPVDLGNPRVIASPEGDRVARPSDWDWHNNAFTAGGGTRVYGAQAWRFAPRDFTMATDHGVPDGSALADWPIGYADLEPWYERAEWELGVSGDGDGPWAGPRTRALPMPAMAAGPARERLARAATELGWSTVHVPLLVSSVPFLGRGACEQCGMCVGFACPVDAKNGSQNTMLPRAFATGNASVLLETRAARIRTDRSGRVVGVTLVGTVDGLDWRSDVDAAEVVVAAGAVESARLLLNSRSEQEPNGLGNGQDQVGRHLQGHRYGGAMGIFDDVVEDGLGPGPSIATTDFRHGVPGQIGGGIIADEFVATPSNTYAYLTGFGLLPRAGIDSKHGMRDLARRSMRLMGPIQEVTSADSRVRVDPAVTDRWGVPVARFSGGPHPEDTRARDHTSARSGDWLRAAGATWVAEMHGELTGTSGGQHQAGTLRMGDDPRTSVVDPFGRVWGHDNLRVADGSVHVTNGGVNPVLTIFATAMRTIDDMVR from the coding sequence ATGGGCAGTGACGCACTACCGACGACCGGTCGCGGCGATTCGACGCAGCGGCTGTTCCTCCGCCGCAACCGCGCTCGACTGCAGTCCCTCGTCGACCGGATCGTGCCCGCCGACGAGTACCCGTCGGCGTCCGAGGCCGGTGCGCTCGAGTTCCTGGCGTCGGTCCTCGACGAGCGTCCGGACTGGCTCGACCGGGTCCGTGCGGTCGTGGACGGCCACGACCAGGACGACGACCCCGACTGGGCGTGGTTCGCGGGGATCGTCGCCGCCGGCTACTACGCCGACGCGGGCAACGGCGGCAACGCCGGCGAACGCTCGTGGGAGATGGTCGGCTGGCAGCCCGGGCCGCCGGCGGGGTGGAGCGTCCCGGTGCCGGTGCCCACCGCGCAGCCGGTGGTGGTGCGCCCGTCGGAGTTGGCCGAGTGGTACGACGCGATCGTCATCGGTTCGGGTGCCGGTGGGGGTGTCGCGGCGTGCGGGCTCGCCGAGTCCGGGCGCCGCGTCCTCGTGGTCGAGGCCGGGTCCTGGCCGGGCACCGCCGACCTCGCGCAGGACCACATCCGCAATCCCCGGTCGACGTGGGGGCTCGCACCGCGGTCCGGTCCCGTCGACCTCGGCAACCCGCGCGTGATCGCCTCGCCCGAGGGAGACCGGGTCGCCCGGCCGTCCGACTGGGACTGGCACAACAACGCCTTCACGGCGGGCGGTGGCACGAGGGTCTACGGTGCGCAGGCGTGGCGGTTCGCCCCGAGGGACTTCACGATGGCCACCGACCACGGCGTGCCGGACGGCAGTGCCCTGGCGGACTGGCCGATCGGCTACGCGGACCTCGAGCCCTGGTACGAGCGGGCGGAGTGGGAGCTCGGCGTGAGCGGCGACGGCGACGGTCCGTGGGCGGGTCCCCGCACACGGGCGCTGCCGATGCCGGCGATGGCGGCGGGACCCGCGCGGGAGCGGCTGGCGCGGGCCGCGACCGAGCTCGGCTGGTCGACGGTGCACGTCCCGCTGCTCGTCAGCTCGGTCCCCTTCCTCGGGCGGGGAGCGTGCGAGCAGTGCGGGATGTGCGTCGGGTTCGCCTGCCCCGTCGACGCGAAGAACGGCAGCCAGAACACGATGCTCCCCCGGGCCTTCGCCACCGGCAACGCGTCCGTCCTCCTCGAGACCCGGGCCGCGCGGATCCGGACGGACCGGTCCGGCCGCGTCGTCGGGGTCACGCTCGTCGGGACGGTCGACGGCCTGGACTGGCGTTCGGACGTCGACGCGGCGGAGGTCGTCGTCGCGGCGGGAGCGGTGGAGTCCGCCCGGCTCCTCCTCAACAGCCGCAGCGAGCAGGAACCGAACGGGCTCGGCAACGGCCAGGACCAGGTCGGACGGCACCTGCAGGGGCACCGGTACGGCGGCGCGATGGGCATCTTCGACGACGTCGTCGAGGACGGCCTCGGGCCCGGGCCCTCCATCGCCACGACCGACTTCCGGCACGGCGTCCCCGGGCAGATCGGCGGCGGGATCATCGCGGACGAGTTCGTCGCGACGCCGTCGAACACCTACGCGTACCTCACCGGCTTCGGGCTCCTCCCCCGTGCGGGCATCGACAGCAAGCACGGGATGCGCGACCTCGCCCGCCGGAGCATGCGACTGATGGGGCCGATCCAGGAGGTCACGTCCGCCGACTCCCGCGTCCGCGTCGACCCCGCCGTCACCGACCGGTGGGGCGTCCCCGTCGCACGGTTCAGCGGTGGTCCGCACCCGGAGGACACCCGTGCCCGAGACCACACCAGTGCGCGGAGCGGGGACTGGCTCCGGGCCGCGGGTGCGACGTGGGTCGCCGAGATGCACGGGGAGCTGACCGGGACGAGTGGTGGCCAGCACCAGGCCGGGACCCTCCGCATGGGCGACGACCCGCGCACGTCGGTCGTCGATCCGTTCGGCCGGGTGTGGGGACACGACAACCTGCGCGTCGCCGACGGGTCGGTGCACGTCACGAACGGTGGGGTGAACCCGGTGCTGACGATCTTCGCGACGGCGATGCGGACGATCGACGACATGGTCCGGTGA
- a CDS encoding cupin domain-containing protein translates to MPQEILPKQPTAKNPPEQFAGDVWVDPIVTPQDGDQRATLALVKFAPGARTAWHSHARGQFLRVTQGVARFGTRDGKAVTARPGDTVYVSPGEEHFHASAEGTFMEHFAMLESADDPSTTTTWLEHVSDDDLAGR, encoded by the coding sequence ATGCCGCAGGAGATCCTGCCGAAGCAGCCCACCGCCAAGAACCCGCCGGAGCAGTTCGCCGGCGACGTGTGGGTCGACCCGATCGTCACCCCGCAGGACGGCGACCAGCGCGCGACGCTCGCGCTCGTGAAGTTCGCCCCCGGTGCCCGCACCGCCTGGCACTCCCACGCCCGCGGCCAGTTCCTCCGCGTCACCCAGGGCGTGGCGCGCTTCGGGACCCGCGACGGGAAGGCCGTGACCGCGCGTCCCGGTGACACCGTGTACGTCTCACCGGGCGAGGAGCACTTCCACGCCTCCGCCGAGGGCACCTTCATGGAACACTTCGCGATGCTCGAGAGCGCCGACGACCCGTCGACCACGACCACCTGGCTCGAGCACGTCTCCGACGACGACCTCGCGGGCCGGTGA
- a CDS encoding DUF2255 family protein — MTNWDEDTIAAIAASDDLHVSPFRGDGTTYGTPTWIWSVVVDGELYARAYNGRRSRWYRAAVEQGAGRIRAAGTEHEAAFEAVGPDLNSRIDAAYEAKYAGSPYLPPMLQDGPTSATVRISPRP, encoded by the coding sequence ATGACGAACTGGGACGAGGACACCATCGCCGCGATCGCCGCGAGCGACGACCTCCACGTCAGCCCGTTCCGGGGGGACGGCACGACGTACGGCACGCCGACGTGGATCTGGTCCGTGGTCGTCGACGGCGAGCTGTACGCCCGCGCCTACAACGGTCGGCGCTCCCGGTGGTACCGCGCCGCCGTCGAGCAGGGTGCCGGCAGGATCCGCGCTGCCGGGACCGAGCACGAGGCCGCCTTCGAGGCCGTCGGCCCCGACCTGAACAGCCGCATCGACGCCGCCTACGAGGCGAAGTACGCCGGCAGCCCGTACCTGCCCCCGATGCTGCAGGACGGACCGACCTCGGCGACCGTCCGGATCAGTCCCCGTCCATGA
- a CDS encoding helix-turn-helix transcriptional regulator, with protein sequence MSTNHDDVRDFLVSRRARVRPEQVGLPAGANRRVAGLRRGEVAMLADVSVEYYSRLERGSLSGVSEGVLHAIAGALLLDDAERDHLFDLARAANASPVRAARRRSTTPKTLRPGLQYALDAFTGGPAFIRNDRLDVLGANALGRALYADLFRKTERPNLARAAFLDREWSDAFYPDWDLAADQSVAILRAAAGHDPHDRELQDLVGELSTRSPEFRTKWGAHDVRRHGTGEKHFVHPVVGALDLLFEGSRLMGDPALSFLLYTAEPGSPTADALRLLGSLDATERRDAAHAADPAAADGRA encoded by the coding sequence ATGAGCACGAACCACGACGACGTCAGGGACTTCCTCGTCAGCCGGCGCGCCCGCGTCCGCCCCGAGCAGGTCGGCCTGCCCGCAGGAGCGAACCGGCGGGTCGCGGGCCTCCGCCGCGGCGAGGTGGCGATGCTCGCCGACGTGAGCGTCGAGTACTACTCCCGACTCGAGCGCGGCAGTCTCTCCGGGGTGTCCGAGGGCGTCCTGCACGCGATCGCCGGTGCGCTGCTCCTCGACGACGCCGAACGCGACCACCTGTTCGACCTCGCCCGTGCCGCGAACGCCTCGCCGGTGCGGGCCGCCCGCCGCCGGTCCACGACCCCGAAGACGCTGCGTCCCGGCCTGCAGTACGCGCTCGACGCCTTCACCGGGGGACCGGCGTTCATCCGCAACGACCGCCTCGACGTGCTCGGCGCGAACGCGCTCGGACGGGCCCTCTACGCCGACCTCTTCCGGAAGACCGAGCGCCCGAACCTCGCCCGCGCAGCGTTCCTCGACCGCGAGTGGTCGGACGCGTTCTACCCGGACTGGGACCTCGCCGCCGACCAGAGCGTGGCGATCCTCCGGGCAGCCGCGGGGCACGACCCGCACGACCGGGAGCTGCAGGACCTCGTCGGCGAGCTCTCCACGCGCAGCCCCGAGTTCCGGACGAAGTGGGGTGCGCACGACGTCCGTCGGCACGGCACCGGCGAGAAGCACTTCGTGCACCCGGTCGTCGGTGCGCTCGACCTGCTGTTCGAGGGCTCCCGCCTGATGGGCGACCCGGCGCTGAGCTTCCTGCTCTACACGGCCGAACCGGGCTCGCCGACGGCGGATGCGCTCCGCCTGCTCGGATCCCTCGACGCCACCGAGCGCCGGGACGCGGCGCACGCCGCCGACCCCGCTGCGGCGGACGGACGCGCGTGA
- a CDS encoding DUF1003 domain-containing protein, with protein sequence MDSTDIPTTSARAVPRSTWHQRHHSTLSRGERAADAMRNGMGSWGFVGGFVAFMLVWAAVNTAAVRWDPYPYILLNLFLSMLAGLQGAILLIAAKRQDGIAAALAQHDFGTNAAAKVDIEALLRINHQQLVMLAELRALVTAVGDPVVHDAPAPEVSIRS encoded by the coding sequence ATGGACAGCACCGACATCCCGACCACGAGCGCCCGCGCCGTTCCCCGGTCGACCTGGCACCAGCGTCACCACTCGACCCTGTCGCGGGGCGAGCGCGCCGCGGACGCCATGCGCAACGGGATGGGGAGCTGGGGGTTCGTCGGCGGGTTCGTCGCGTTCATGCTCGTCTGGGCGGCGGTGAACACGGCCGCGGTCCGGTGGGATCCCTACCCGTACATCCTGCTGAACCTGTTCCTCTCGATGCTCGCCGGCCTGCAGGGTGCCATCCTGCTGATCGCCGCCAAACGGCAGGACGGCATCGCCGCCGCGCTGGCGCAGCACGACTTCGGCACGAACGCGGCCGCGAAGGTGGACATCGAGGCGCTGCTCCGGATCAACCACCAGCAACTCGTGATGCTCGCCGAACTCCGCGCGCTCGTGACGGCGGTGGGCGATCCGGTGGTGCACGATGCTCCTGCGCCGGAGGTGTCGATCCGGTCCTGA